A part of Rhopalosiphum maidis isolate BTI-1 chromosome 3, ASM367621v3, whole genome shotgun sequence genomic DNA contains:
- the LOC113557660 gene encoding uncharacterized protein LOC113557660 codes for MLSVISFDSSSSTIGSFITGHSFSPKFEILSVVTALIQEMETNVTKKQRRTWSKEWLKNRQQYTHEKLLTELRNFERNDFKNFLRMDDECFDEILSLVNPFIKKQNTSMREAVPASQRLSITLHYLATGNTFEDLKFISAISPQSIGKIVIETCEALIYCLRNYIKVSYIFCRLKLHTFFCVRECFYS; via the exons ATGTTGTCAGTAATATCATTTGATTCATCATCATCAACCATCGGTTCATTCATCACAGGACATTCATTTTCACCCAAATTTGAAATACTGTCCGTGG TAACAGCTTTAATTCAAGAGATGGAGACGAACGT aaccaaaaaacaACGAAGAACCTGGTCAAAAGAATGGTTGAAAAATAGACAACAATATACTCACGAGAAGCTATTAACTGAGTTGCGCAATTTTGAAAGAaatgatttcaaaaattttttaagaatggATGATGAATGTTTCGATGAAATTTTATCTTTGGTGAatccatttattaaaaaacaaaatacgtcAATGCGAGAAGCTGTACCAGCAAGTCAAAGACTGTCTATAACTCTACATTATTTGGCTACCGGAAACACATTCGAAGACCTGAAATTTATCAGTGCGATATCTCCTCAATCCATTGGAAAAATTGTGATTGAAACTTGTGAAGCTTTAATATATTGTCTTCGAAACTATATAAAGGTAAGCTACATATTCTGCCGCcttaaattacatacatttttttgcgtTAGAGAATGCTTTtattcataa
- the LOC113558669 gene encoding uncharacterized protein LOC113558669, protein MKEWLKKRVEFGHDRLVSEHKLSSIVDYKNYLRMDADTFGELLEMVTPLIEKNTTIMRTPISAEQRLLATLRYLVSGDSFEELKFQTAIAAQTLGRIIVETCQCLVHVLKGCIKVSNKINILLLFIIITIIIIIYYFIIGYKN, encoded by the coding sequence ATGAAGGAATGGTTAAAGAAGAGGGTAGAATTTGGTCATGACCGTTTAGTATCAGAACATAAACTAAGTTCAATAGTTGACTACAAAAACTATCTTCGAATGGATGCTGATACGTTTGGAGAATTACTAGAAATGGTTACAcctttaatagaaaaaaacactACAATCATGAGGACACCAATATCGGCCGAACAAAGATTGTTGGCCACTTTAAGATATCTTGTAAGCGGTGATTCATTCGAAGAGCTAAAATTCCAAACTGCCATAGCAGCCCAAACACTTGGGAGAATAATTGTTGAGACTTGTCAGTGTTTGGTCCACGTTTTGAAAGGATGTATAAAAGtaagtaacaaaattaatattttattattatttataattattactataattataattatttattattttatcataggatataaaaattaa